DNA from Ignavibacteriales bacterium:
AGGTATTCATATTCTGCATCAACTCCTTCTGAATGAGATTTTGTGTTTTGATTTACAATAGCTTTTTCTGGACTTGAGCCATCGCTATCGGTTATTTTTATTTTATTAAAAACCATTTTATTCTCCTCTGCTTAATTTTTTCATTAAATTATTGTTTTCGTAGTCTTGAATTTGCTGCTGTTTTGCAAGCTGCTTTTCAATTGCTTTCTTGAGCAAATCTTCTCTAGTTATTTTTATGTTATAAGATAAATTGCTCAGCTCTTTTTGTTCTGCTGCAGACAGGTTCTTGTATTTCTTGTTAAAGAACTTTCCACTCTGGCTTATTAAATTATTTAATTCTCTATATGATGACATATTTTTCTCCTTATTAAATTTTGGCTGTACAGGTTGTACACTGTGTACACGTCGTACAGCCGGTTTTTTGTATATGTTAGATTGGGGTCGTTGTGTTGTTGTGTAACAAGCACGGGTGCGTAGGTTGTGCACTTGCACGCCCTGCAGTGTTGTGTAGTGTTGAATAGCATAAACAACATACACGCCCCATCTAATTACTTACTACATACGTGAAATAATATTGTTGTATCTATATAGAGTTTATCTACAACCTTACCATTCTTAATAAATAAGTACGCAGTTGTTATATTAAAGCGTTTAGAATTTATTTCAACATCTTCCATTGTATAATCATCGTACTCATAATATTGAACGAGATATTCCATTATTTTAGATAAATAAATTCTACCTTCTATGTGATCCTTAGGGCCTGATAAAATCATACTTGTTTCTATTGTCTTACCATCCCCACCATTTAAGTAAACCATAATTTCCTCCATTATTTGTTGCGTAACCTAAACAACCCGTGGGTTGTGTTGGTTGTTTAATTGAGCTACAGTTGCGTAACCATAGCACCTACTCCTACGGGGGTAGGTTTTTATTATTTTATTTACTGTTCTTCGATGCCTACCTGGGTAGTTATAACATCACTTACCCTTTTATCAATTCTATCTATGGATTTTTCCATAGATGCGGGCATAGATGATTTAATTATTTCTTTTGATTTCATTCTAAATTCGCACATTACCATAGATACCATAGATGGCAGACTTAATTCAACTACAGCTGTAGAATATTTTTTTATTTATAAAATATTTTTTGTTTGTAGTATTTTATCTCTGCCCATCCCTGCCATCTATGGAAATCCTTTCATTTTAATTCATTTTCAACATATTCGCGATAATTTTTATCCCTGCCCATCCCTGCCCCATCCCTGCCCAACTTTCACCATTGATAGTAATGGCTATCATCCCTTTTATCTCTATAAGAAACTATCCCGTATAACTTGAGTTTCTTTCCTAGATCAACCAGAGAAGCATAATTCTGATCATAAATGTTTTTATACAATTCCAATGCTCTGGATTTTAATATTCTACTTTCCTTAACATCTTTTTCTTCTAGCGACTTAGGTGTTCCAAATATATCTTTACGGATATTTTCATTAAACCAATCCACATCCACTTTCTTCAGATGATAAGCAAATTCTTCGTACCTATTCATTCCCACACTTACTAAAGCTTTCTTATCATCATTATCAATAACAGTTTTTGCCAATTGAGCATCATATTTATAATTCATTAAGAATTGAGCAAATTTTGGCAGCTCTTTTTTTAAGTCTTCTATAAAAGCTTCAGGGTTTTTATTAAACCATTCATAGTTACGAAGTACACCTGCAGCAGTAACTATATTTAACCTTCTATCTTTATCTTCAACAAATACCGGAATTTTTTCATTACTAAAGAAGATGCAGTTAACATAATTAGTTATCGTAAAGTTTTTAACATTCTTTTCATTTATCGTTACTTCATCTTCAGTAATAATTGTTTTAATAGTGGACTTAACTGAATTACGAGTGTTATTATCGTGAGCTATTTCATTAAAGGCTATTAGTATTGCATTCTGTAACCAGGGATTAAACTCACTGGCTAACTGTGAGTCATTTACCATCGCAACCTGTTTACTACCAAACAATGGTTTTAGTATGTATGAAAGCATAAGGTTTTTTCCTGCACCTTGATCACTCTTAAACACCCAGGCTGTTTGCTGTTTCATCCTTGTCTGTAATATTCCAGCAAGCCAGTTCAGAAAACGTTTACGCTCTTTATACTTTGGAATTAAATTGATGAGTAAGCGATAAATGTGCGGAAATTCTTTTACCGGGTTAAGAAATTCTTCAGTCTTGTTCAGCTTCATATATTCTGTTGGTGTGAAAAAGTTGAACATCTCTTTTTCTAAATCATATCTTTCATTAAAAGTAACATCAAAATCTGCTTTTAATGCTGGAAAGATTTCAGGGGTGCGTTGTTGTGCACTCAATAAAATATTAGATAAGATATCCTTAGTAACACCCAAATGCACTGAATCTGCTGTTTTATCAAAGTAAGCATATGAGCTGGTGTTTTTTTCTATGAATGGAAAATACCTTTGATCAGCACTATCACTTGAGCTAGTAATCTTCTTAAAATCTTTTAAGTTCTTTTCTTCTTTAACTGATTTAATCAAATCATTTACATCAGACTTTGCTATGTTAAAGTTTTTTATGAAGATATTTTTGATGTCAGCTAAATCTTCAGGATCTTTCACAATCAAACTAAGCTCTAATAATTTGTTCTTAGCCTCTTCTCTTTGTATGGGATCTTTAATCACATCAGCATCTGCATATCTAGTGCATAACCAACGCAAGCCCTTTTCACACTCTTTTAATAAATTCTTGAATTCTTTTATTCCATTGGCTCTGATATATTCATCAGGATCTTTATGTGGTTTTAATTTTTCTGGATTTAGTATAAAAGGAACGATATCAGATTTTTCAAGCAATAACTTAATAGCCTCTTCGGTATTAACTGGACCAACACCATCATTATCTAAAGCAAGTATAACATTCTTTACTTTTTTAGCCACTAGCCCTGCAATATGAGTTTGACTTAATATACCTTGACCTAATGCAACGATATTATCTAACCCAGCTTTTATTAAATAAGCTGCATCTGGATAACCTTCAACGATAAGAACTGTATCTTGTTTATGAATTTTATCTAAATTAAAAAGATCCTTTTTTGATATACCGGTTGTACTATCATATCTAGATAGAATTTGTTTACCATCGCTACCTAACTTAGGAGTTTTATCCATATTAAAGATTGGTTCACCTAATGGTTTACTTGATCTCTTTATAAAACCAGTTATCATTCCTTTTCTATCTCTATATGGTATTGCGATATCATAGATATCACCGTTGTGACCATTTAGTGATAAAGAATTAATTAGGTTATATGCATCTGGAAAAATTATTTTTAGATGATCACGAATATTTGGTACGCTTGTCCATCCACAGAATTCAGTTTCTTTTAAAATATCTTTATCATACTTGCGTTCATTAATTAAATACTCTAAAGCATGACGTCCTTCTAGTTCAAATAGTTTTTCATGTAAGTAAGTATAAACTTCTTCATATAATTCACTATAAGCTCTATCACGTTCTCTTTGTATAATTTCTTCTGGACTAGGAGGAGTAAAATCTTTACCTTTAGGTACAGGCCCTAAATTAAATTCAGTAGCTAACCATTCTAAGGCTGGTATAAAATCTATCTTCTTAGCAGCCTTTATTAGTTCAATGTAGTCACCGCCTGCATTACAGTTGAAGCAGTGCCAATAGTTATTTTTTGTATTTATAGAAAAGCATCTACCATTTGTAGATGTATGGCCGGAGGGACAATTACCCTGTAATGAGTAACCGGTCTTTGTTAGATTTAATTTTAATTTACCAGCAATTTGTTCTGCCGGTATTGCATTGATTTTACTTTTTAGTTCATCAATTGTTTTATTGCTTTGTGGTACCTTTGAATTGTTGTACATAATTATTTAATCCTGAATTTGCATTTATTTTATCATTTGAGTGCAGAACACTCTTAAGTGTCCTAAGCGCATTACCAAAACCTATAGGTTCGATCAACGCTTCCATTGAATAATATTTTTGTAATGATACTTTTATAGATCCATTATCTTCAAAAGTAAACATCGTTACACCGTTAGTTCTTGGATGATCAATCAGCTTGTATCCTTTATATAAAAGATATCCGGCTAGATTGAAATCCTTAGTTATATAGTTTTCGTTATTCATTTTTAGATTCCTCTATTTCTTGTTCTTTCTTCTTTATGTATGTGTATAGAATGGCTTTGATTAGTGCGTGGAATGACATATCCAGCTTATGAGCAGACTCATACAATTCCCGTTTCCAATCTTCATCTACCGTAACAGTAAATTGAGTTAGTTCACGTTTTGGCCGCTCAGGTTTTATTAGTTCCATTAAATTTTCCTCCAATTTAGTTGATGGCTTAAGTACCATCTAAGTTCAATATCGATTATATGATATTAATAGTCAAGTTTTTTTATCGCAACTTCGAAGTCTATAAAACTTCATCTATGATTAAGTATAATTGGTTTGGATCATGAAGTCAAGTTTTTTTTATTAAAATTATTACGATGAGTAAAACCCATCTATTTTTAATATAACCGGCATTGGTTAAGGAGTCAGATCAAAAATATTCTTTTGCTATAATTTATAAGGGCATTATTGTTGTGCTGCTAAAAAATGATGTACAGCGTGTACATCGTGTACATCGAATTTATTAGATTAGCACATCAACTAAGGAATTTTATGATATTAATAATTGATCCTGCTTTTGAAGTATTTAACTCACTATCACAGGCAAATATATTTTCCAGACTAAGTGAGATTGTTCAAGCGCTAAAAAAGATTGATGTTGAAGAACTTAATGGAATAAAAGCTATAAACCTGATATCCAAAAAGAAGACAAACTTATTTAATAAAGTAAGAGAAGAAATTTTAGGGAATGTATCATTCTTTGGACCCAAGAGATCAACAAACCATCTTAAAAAACTTTTTATTAAAGCTCAATTAATTTCAGATCTAACCCAAATAAATTCAAATGAGAAATCTAAATTTATTTTTATATATCCTTTTATATCCAGTAATCTATTGGATCATATTAAAACTCAGAAATATTTTGAGGGATACATTAGCTATAGAGATTTTATTTTTATTGATTCCAATTCAAGAACAGAAAAAATTCAGGATGTAAATAAGTTTATTGAATTATTCGACCAAACAAATCAAATTAACGATCAATCAAAAAAAGTCAATTTGAAAAAAGAAGCTGTGCCTGGATTATTAGAAATTCTTTTCCCAAGCCTGCATAAAAATATTCCTTCTTACAGTAATAATTCTATAAATATTATTGTATCTGATTCCAGGATAATAGCAGAAGAGGCTATAAGATTATTACTTAAGTACAATTACCAGGATTATAGTATTATTGATTTATCTGAAAGTGAAAATGAAATTCCTTTAACAGCAAATAAGAATTGTATTTTCTTTAACACCGATTCACTGCCGCTACAAAGGCAAAATGAATTATTGAACAAATTGGCTTCATTTAAAGATGATGAATTAATTAAGAAAATATTCCATTATAAAAATGCTGAAAATATTTTACCAAGAATTAAAGGCAATGGTAACTTAATTGATCTTTCTATCATTGATATTACTCCGGAACAGTTATCGCAATGCTTCGTATCAATGCTCGTGCAAAAAAACAAATTACTTTATGGTACCAAAAATGCTAAATTCTTTAAGGACTTAAGTAAATTCGTATATAGCTACAACTCAGTAGATGTTATGGATCGTTGCATAAATGCATTAACACCACTAAACTCCTCAGATATATTATTACTTCCAGAATTCTGGTATGAGTTTAATCGTAAGTACACGTTGGTCACAAAAGAAAACACAGACAAACAGCAAATTAAAAACGATATAGAAAAATATTTTATAAAATATCGCGGCAACTATTGGGAAGTAAATTTTAATTATGAGGGCGGTCCAATACTTCTAGCTAATTCCGTTGGTATGTATTACTTGGCTGCACTAATGGCACAACCAAATACTCCCGTAGATTATAAAGATCTCACAAAAAAATATGCTAAGAAAAAAGAATATGATTCACCAGAGCGTGGTGCTCAGAGCATTATCAATGCAATAGAAGGTTGCAAAATATCTATAGCTGACGTTGAATCTTCTTTGTCAATTAAAAATAAGTTTTCTTCCTACTTAAACAAATCAAAATTCTCTAAAGATAAGATTAACTCTTCCAAAACATATACTGTAATTTTTATTCCAGCAACTGATAACAAAATTAAATGGTTCATACCCATCGTACCTGCAAAATCTATTCTATATAGCTAATCAAACTAGCGTCTGTCCATTCATTTAACTTAGAAGGTAGCTAACAAATACTTTCCAAGTGTTAAACACTCTTCTGTTTTAGACAATAACCAAGCATATTTCGGGCGTACAAAATATGTACAGAAAGTCAAATAAATATGAAGAAAAAAATAATTAAGAAAAAAGTTGATTTAGAAGCTAGTGTAAAAGATAAACCTAAGTGTGTAACGGATTTAGGGCAATTGTCATTTGATACAATTGGGGGGAAGGTCGTAAAAGTATATCGTGAGAATGGGAAAAGTTTTTTGGTGAATGGCAAAGGCGAGTTAAGTGAAATCCCGGACGTAAGTGCAGATGCTACAATTGGTAGCAATAATTTATGGAATGATAAAAAAGTTAACGAAAACTTGATTGAAGAAATTACAAATGCAATTAAGCCGTTTGTATTTTTTAGTAATCCAAGACTTTATGATTTCATAGCAGTTGAAGCAACAAGCACTTATGTGTTTAATTTATTTGAAGCCATACCATACTTACATCTAACGGGTGCGAAGGGTTCTGGCAAAACTACTTTGGTTAGAATTCTTTCTTCGTTATCACATCATCCGGTTTCAACAGTCTCAGTTACACCTGCAAATTTATTTAGAATGATAGAGAATGAACAGCCAACTTTGTTTATTGATGAGGCTGAGGACTTGGAAAAGCGCGGTACGTCTAATAATCCTACTATTCAGTCACTAAATAGTGGTTATAAAAAAGACGGGAAAGTTCACAGAGTTATCAAGAATTTACCTACTCAGTTTTCAACATACTGCCCAAAAGTCATTGCAGGAATTAATTCATTAAGTCCGGCATTAGCTGATAGATGTATAACTATTGAAATGCAAAAAGCGTCATCATCCAACAAGGTGGCGTATTTAACAAGTGATGATCAAAACAAATTAAAGTCTTTAAAACCCGTTATCGTCGGAACTTTAGATAAGAAACTGCCAGAGCTAAGTAAGATTATCAACAATCCAGCTTCACTAAATTTAAGTCCAGAAATACAGAATCGCGAATTGGAGAAATGGTTCCCAATACTTGCGATTGCAAAAGTGTTTTCAACAAAGAAGAATAACTACTTTGAGCAGCTTCATCAGTTTGCAGTGGAGTCTATAATCTCCTCCGTTAAAGAAGATACTTCACCAGAAACAATTTGTAAAGATATTCTTTCAGATTACGTGGAACATAATGCTACAAGATCTCTTCTGCCTGGGGATAATAATTTTTTCTACTACCGCTGTGATAAAATATTTTTTATGATAAAGCAGTTGGATCCACATAATTATTATCGCTATCAGGGGGAACTTAGTAGGATATTACAAAAGATAGGTGTGACCACGACTCGAGAACGATTTGGCATGAAGGGCCCAGCTATATTGGCTTATAAAATTCCAAAATCAATAATCAAAAAAAAGAAAGGTAAGTAAATGTTTATTCCAAAATTAATTCAGGTTACAGAAGAGGCGAAAGATGATGCTTTAACTAAGGAATATTTAGATAGATGCAAATTTATTAATCCAAAAGTTAAAGTTGTTTACGTTGAAAATAGCAAACCAGAACTACCGGCGCACTTAGATGCTGCCGGTAGATATCATCATATGAAAGAAACTCTGTTGATATGCAGAAGATCATCTTCTTTCATAGAAACGTTTGAAAGCCCGGGGCATATTGTAGAAAGAATGAGCACAATGGTTAAGTCAGTTTTCAACTGCAGCTCTTCCTGTGAATTCTGCTACTTAGGTAAAACAGCATTGCGGCAGCAGCATCAGAAGTTATACTCCAACATAGATGTGATCGAGCAAGAAATGTTAAATGAAATTCCAATTCATATTGGGCTAAATACGATTCTAAGTGCGTATGCTTTTTATAATGAATCGCCCTTACTAAAAATACCTCCGGGTTTTAAGAAATTTGCGGATGAGTTCAGAAACAAATTATCCCGTATGGGTAAAAATAAAATTAGTCAGGAAGATGTATCCAAATATATTAATGATAATCTGGCAGAGATCTTACTTAAACTTGATGTTCCACTAGCGCAGCAGCAATACTTCAATATTAAGAAACAGCTTCCAAGCTATTTTGCAGAAAATAAAAAGTTTGATGTATCATTTAATATTGGCGAGTATACAGATATCGGGGCTATAGACCACATCTCCGGGCATCTTAATTTCTTTGCAGGACTTGTAGAAAAGCATAAAAATATTAAGATCAACTTTATGAGTAAATCACCTAATCTCACATCATTGCTAAAAGCACAATGCGATAACAGGGTCCTTGTAACAATTGGTTTTAATCCCCAGTCCGTAATTGATAAATATGAGCACGGTACATATTCATTAAAGGAACGTATTGCTGCTGCAAAGCAGGTTCAAAAAAAAGGTGATATAAATCTTAAGCTAGAAATAGAGCCAATAATATTTATACCAGATTACGAAAAAGAATATATCAAATTGATCAGGAAACTGTTAAAGGAATTAGATGTTAATAAAATCTCGAAGATTACAATGGGCGGTATAAGATTAGCCGCTGACTACAGAGGGATTATACCGCAGTATTTTCCTGATACTGATTTGCTTGATATGCATATGGAAAAACCAGATGTTAGTTATGATAGGTACAGATACCCGCTTGAAGAACGTGTTGATATTTATTTGAAGCTTATCGCAGAAATCAAAAATCATTGTGATTGTGAAATAGGTTTAGGTGCCGAAACACCAGAGCTATGGGAAGCAATTAACTTTGATGCTGCGAAAGCTATGAGTAAAAATTTCTTTCAGTATTTGGATCCTAACAGCGATGAATAAACCAAATTATATAATTCTTACTTGGCGGGTATACAAAAAATACTTCCCAAGTAGTAATGTCGTCTTGTATAAAAAACTATTAACAAGGATTTTTACACTATGACAAAACAAGATATACATCATAAAATATGGAGGTGCGCAGGCACAGTAAAAATATATTCTATACAAATAGTATCATATAATGCAATAACTGCATTGACAAACAAACAGGCTGGAGCCTTAAAACACTCCAGCCAAATATTCTGGAGATTAATTGCAATTGTATTATTGGTTGCGGTTACATCATCAGAATTTTCCGCGGCAATTATGCCAAATAATATTAGGTAAAATATGAGTAAAAATAAAAATGTTAAGGTTGATAAAGCACTTAGACAAACAGTCTTAGATACTATTGACCATCTTTATAAGCATTTTCTGTGTTTGGACAGAACTGAAGATAAGATTGCTTTACAGATCATTGAATCAATTAGTTATGATTATGCTATGATGAATTGCCAAGCACACTTTATAATAGAAGAGCATGTGATTCCGTATTTAAAGAAGCAAAATGAAAATCAAAGATTAGAGATAGTGAAAGGCATCCTTGCTGATGGTTACTTAGACATCAATGGGAATAGATTTTACTTCCTACATCAACCTTATGTGAATTTTGATAAAGATGAGAATGCAAAAAGAACTCGTTATATTGAAAAAGTTCCAGATGCTAAGTAGTATCATTAGTATTAACACAGGCGGCGTAACAGCCGCCTTTTTATTACATCTTTTTCAAAATTTCAAAGTAAGCACTTTTTGAAATTTTTACTTTCTTAATTATTTCTTTATACGTCAATCCACTTGCTTTTAGCATAATAATCTGCTGTTTTGTAAATGGCGGAATTTTTGGCCTCCCAATTCTTACCCCACGTACCCTAGCCTTTTCCATTCCTGCAATTACTCTTTCACGTATTATTGATCTTTCAAATTCAGCAAATGCTGAAATCATAGTAAATAATATTTTGCCTGCTGGAGTTGAGGTGTCAACATTTTCTTTGTAACTAATGAAATCCACACCAAGACTATTAAATTCTTCTAAAGCATTTATTAATTCCTTAGTACTTCGAGCAAAACGATCAAACTTCCATACCAATACAACTTCGGTTTTTCTTTTGCGAACATCATTAAATAATTTTTGATAATTCACACGATCTGATTTAGCACCTGAAGCATAGTCAATATAAACTTCGACGACGTTTAATCTCCTTAATTCTGCATATGACTTTAAATCTGACAGCTGCATATCCACATTTTGTTCTTTAGTGGATACTCGAGCATAAATGATAACTCGATTCATAAAATTCCTTTCTTGTTATACGTTTCTTTTACCAAGAAAGAATTGGTTTATAAAAGGTACTTTTGTGGAATTAATAGTGTTACAACTAAAGTATTATTAATTTTGTAAAAATAAATTTTGATGGTTATGGTAAAGAAAAACAAATCAGAAGAAAAGAAGAAAAAAGCAGCTGTTTATTGTCGAGTGTCGACCTACGAACAAGGACAAGGTGAAGTTAGTAGTCTGAATGGTCAGGAGGATTTACTAAGAAATTATTGTAAGGCCAAGGATTGGGAAGTCAACGGTACATATATCGACAGAGCCTCAGGCTCGAGCCTTGAAAGAAATGAAATAATTCGATTATTAAGCGATGCTGAAGAAAAAAAGTTTGATATAGTTCTAGCCACAAAGATTGATAGGATTTCACGTAGCGTATTAGATTATTTGGATGTTGATAAAAAGCTTACAAAGCTTGGTATTGATATCGTATTTGCAACGCAAAATATTGATACTACTACTCCGGCTGGAAAGATGCAAAGAAATATTATGCTTTCTTTTGCAGAATTTGAACGCGATATGATTGCTGAAAGGACCAGAGAAAAACTTTATTATCAAGCTTCTAAAGGTTATTGGGGTGGTGGGCAT
Protein-coding regions in this window:
- a CDS encoding recombinase family protein, with protein sequence MNRVIIYARVSTKEQNVDMQLSDLKSYAELRRLNVVEVYIDYASGAKSDRVNYQKLFNDVRKRKTEVVLVWKFDRFARSTKELINALEEFNSLGVDFISYKENVDTSTPAGKILFTMISAFAEFERSIIRERVIAGMEKARVRGVRIGRPKIPPFTKQQIIMLKASGLTYKEIIKKVKISKSAYFEILKKM
- a CDS encoding toprim domain-containing protein, translating into MYNNSKVPQSNKTIDELKSKINAIPAEQIAGKLKLNLTKTGYSLQGNCPSGHTSTNGRCFSINTKNNYWHCFNCNAGGDYIELIKAAKKIDFIPALEWLATEFNLGPVPKGKDFTPPSPEEIIQRERDRAYSELYEEVYTYLHEKLFELEGRHALEYLINERKYDKDILKETEFCGWTSVPNIRDHLKIIFPDAYNLINSLSLNGHNGDIYDIAIPYRDRKGMITGFIKRSSKPLGEPIFNMDKTPKLGSDGKQILSRYDSTTGISKKDLFNLDKIHKQDTVLIVEGYPDAAYLIKAGLDNIVALGQGILSQTHIAGLVAKKVKNVILALDNDGVGPVNTEEAIKLLLEKSDIVPFILNPEKLKPHKDPDEYIRANGIKEFKNLLKECEKGLRWLCTRYADADVIKDPIQREEAKNKLLELSLIVKDPEDLADIKNIFIKNFNIAKSDVNDLIKSVKEEKNLKDFKKITSSSDSADQRYFPFIEKNTSSYAYFDKTADSVHLGVTKDILSNILLSAQQRTPEIFPALKADFDVTFNERYDLEKEMFNFFTPTEYMKLNKTEEFLNPVKEFPHIYRLLINLIPKYKERKRFLNWLAGILQTRMKQQTAWVFKSDQGAGKNLMLSYILKPLFGSKQVAMVNDSQLASEFNPWLQNAILIAFNEIAHDNNTRNSVKSTIKTIITEDEVTINEKNVKNFTITNYVNCIFFSNEKIPVFVEDKDRRLNIVTAAGVLRNYEWFNKNPEAFIEDLKKELPKFAQFLMNYKYDAQLAKTVIDNDDKKALVSVGMNRYEEFAYHLKKVDVDWFNENIRKDIFGTPKSLEEKDVKESRILKSRALELYKNIYDQNYASLVDLGKKLKLYGIVSYRDKRDDSHYYQW